The Pyrenophora tritici-repentis strain M4 chromosome 3, whole genome shotgun sequence genome has a window encoding:
- a CDS encoding LysP, Amino acid transporter: MQAHDNEKQQFAVAGESPSDHGVGDIHDTKDHAINEAAGVYGSAQRAEEYGYVQRGLKSRHIQFIALGGTIGTGLFLGIGGAFANAGPVSVLLGYTITGVAVFGMMQCLGEMATWLPLPGAIPQYSARYADPALGFAVGWNNWYNSSITLCAEISAAALLINFWDTEEKYNPAIWITLIILLIIGLNIFAVSIYGEAEFIFASIKIITILGLLIAGLVIMLGGAPDKDRRGFRYWKEGAMKEYVGTGNTGRFTGLWSTLVNAAFSYGGVEMVAVAAGEAANPRKNIPKAVKRVFWRILFFYVLGSFVIGTTISSNDPQLTADGAKGAQKSPWVIAMKNAGIPVLPHIINAVILTSATSSGNAFLYTGSRYLFGIAQNKQAPQFLLKCNKQGVPIYCVAVTASISLLTYMSVSTGASKVFAWFQNLVTIASLFTWCSICYTYVCFRKAQIAQNVDRNELVFRSRFQPYTAWAAFVYFALIIFFNGFKVFTKKNWGPDELTDFFTAYIGIAIFGLLFIFWKVFKRTKQVNPAEADIWSGKAALDAEVWPEQIPRNALEKFWFWLC, from the exons ATGCAGGCCCACGACAACGAGAAGCAGCAGTTTGCTGTCGCTGGCGAGTCGCCCTCCGACCACGGTGTTGGCGATATCCACGACACAAAGGATCATGCCATAAATGAGGCTGCCGGTGTCTACGGATCGGCCCAGCGCGCCGAAGAATACGGATACGTGCAGCGAGGTCTCAAGTCTCGTCACATCCAATTCATCGCTCTCGGAGGAACCATCGGAACCGGTCTCTTCTTGGGTATCGGTGGTGCCTTCGCCAATGCTGGTCCCGTCTCTGTTCTCCTCGGTTACACTATCACTGGTGTCGCAGTCTTCGGTATGATGCAATGTCTCGGAGAGATGGCCACATGGCTTCCTCTACCCGGTGCTATCCCCCAGTATTCCGCTCGTTACGCCGACCCTGCTCTTGGTTTTGCCGTCGGTTGGAACAACTGGTACAACAGCTCCATCACCCTCTGTGCCGAAATCTCTGCTGCCGCCCTGTTGATCAACTTTTGGGACACGGAAGAAAA ATACAACCCTGCAATCTGGATTACCCTCATCATCCTGCTCATCATCGGCCTGAACATCTTCGCGGTGTCGATTTACGGAGAGGCCGAGTTTATATTCGCTTCGATCAAAATCATCACAATTCTAGGTCTCCTGATTGCCGGTTTGGTCATCATGTTGGGCGGTGCTCCCGACAAGGACAGACGCGGCTTCCGGTACTGGAAAGAAGGTGCGATGAAGGAATACGTTGGCACGGGCAATACCGGACGATTCACTGGTCTCTGGTCCACACTCGTCAACGCAGCTTTCTCGTACGGTGGTGTTGAGATGGTCGCCGTTGCCGCTGGTGAAGCTGCCAACCCCCGCAAGAACATCCCCAAGGCTGTCAAGCGTGTCTTCTGGCGTattctcttcttctacgtCCTCGGTTCCTTCGTCATCGGAACTACTATCAGCTCCAACGACCCCCAGCTCACTGCTGATGGTGCCAAGGGTGCGCAGAAGTCTCCCTGGGTCATCGCCATGAAGAATGCCGGTATCCCCGTTCTGCCCCACATCATCAACGCTGTTATCTTGACATCGGCCACATCATCCGGCAACGCCTTCTTGTACACTGGCTCCCGTTACCTGTTCGGTATCGCACAAAACAAACAGGCTCCTCAGTTTCTCCTCAAGTGCAACAAGCAGGGTGTTCCCATCTACTGCGTTGCAGTCACAGCCTCCATCTCTTTGCTCACTTACATGAGTGTCAGCACTGGCGCCAGCAAGGTGTTCGCGTGGTTCCAGAACTTGGTCACAATCGCCTCGCTCTTCACCTGGTGCTCCATCTGCTACACATATGTCTGCTTCCGCAAGGCTCAAATCGCCCAAAATGTGGACCGCAACGAGCTGGTGTTCCGGAGCAGGTTCCAGCCATACACTGCATGGGCCGCTTTTGTATACTTTGCTCTGATCATCTTCTTCAACGGTTTCAAGGTCTTTACCAAGAAGAATTGGGGCCCAGACGAGTTGACCGACTTCTTCACCGCCTACATTGGCATTGCCATCTTCGGTCTCCTCTTTATCTTCTGGAAGGTCTTCAAGCGCACCAAGCAGGTCAACCCGGCCGAGGCTGATATCTGGAGTGGAAAGGCTGCACTTGATGCCGAGGTTTGGCCTGAGCAGATCCCGCGTAACGCTCTGGAGAAGTTTTGGTTCTGGCTTTGCTAG